In Xenopus laevis strain J_2021 chromosome 2S, Xenopus_laevis_v10.1, whole genome shotgun sequence, a genomic segment contains:
- the jade3.S gene encoding jade family PHD finger 3 S homeolog isoform X7 — MSSIKIDCVVSETYKIGESPVWEEKEGTLVFVDITGQKVCRWDSSTKKVQSVSVEAPIGSVALRKSGGYVLAMGNTFSALNWEDQTVATLARVDEDKPNNRFNDGKVDPEGRFLAGTMSQEIRPAVVERNQGSLFTLYPDHSVVKHFDMVDISNGLDWSLDHKTLYYIDSLSFKVDALDYDMKTGKSSNRRTLYKLQQDEGIPDGMCIDAEGKLWVACYNGGRVIRIDPETGKQIQTVKLPTDKTTSCCFGGPDYSEMYVTSACEGMDEELKKRQPQSGGIYKITGLGVKGIAPTAFAG; from the exons ATGTCTTCCATCAAGATAGATTGTGTTGTCAGTGAGACGTACAAGATTGGAGAGTCCCCAGTATGGGAGGAGAAGGAAGGAACGCTAGTGTTTGTGGATATTACAGGCCAAAAGGTTTGTCGGTGGGACTCCAGTACTAAGAAAGTGCAGAGTGTATCAGTAG AAGCCCCAATAGGTTCTGTTGCCCTTCGAAAATCAGGAGGCTATGTTTTGGCCATGGGCAacactttttcagctttgaactGGGAGGACCAGACTGTTGCCACTCTTGCACGAGTAGATGAGGACAAGCCAAACAACCGGTTTAATGATGGCAAGGTTGACCCTGAAGGACGATTTCTTGCAG GTACCATGTCCCAAGAAATCCGTCCTGCAGTAGTGGAAAGGAACCAGGGTTCTTTGTTCACCCTCTATCCTGATCATTCGGTTGTGAAGCACTTTGACATGGTGGATATCTCTAATGGATTAGACTGGTCTCTGGATCATAAAACTCTCTATTACATAGACAGCCTGTCCTTTAAGGTTGATGCCTTAGACTATGATATGAAAACTGGCAAAAGCT CAAACCGAAGGACTCTatacaaattacagcaagatGAAGGGATTCCAGATGGCATGTGCATAGATGCAGAAGGGAAACTCTGGGTGGCCTGTTATAATGGAGGAAGAGTCATCCGCATAGATCCTGAAACAG GGAAGCAAATCCAGACTGTAAAGTTACCTACCGACAAGACAACTTCCTGCTGCTTCGGAGGCCCAGATTACTCAGAGATGTATGTGACGTCCGCTTGTGAGGGGATGGACGAAGAGTTGAAGAAACGCCAGCCCCAATCTGGAGGGATATACAAA ATTACCGGACTTGGTGTAAAAGGAATAGCACCGACTGCATTTGCTGGTTAA
- the jade3.S gene encoding jade family PHD finger 3 S homeolog: MCRCARLLGVCRQRGKAQALNGLSPSARVQSSHACHLKGQRRGKASDLQQLQQKGCFRMKRHRNLSSSDSSDNESPSTSFSSCFQHKGKGKYTADEGKKSAEVFRKDLISAMKIPDSQHVSPEEYYQFADTWKQEWEKGVQVPANPDNIPQPSLRVIAEKAKEVLFTRSRKYIHCSNQEPAEPGYINILELAESMCRYDLDDLDLYWLGECNLELADMGCAPVDESTMEKTLEVLERHCHENMNHAIETEEGLGIEYDEDVICDVCRSPDSEEGNDMVFCDRCNICVHQACYGILKVPEGSWLCRTCVLGLHPQCILCPKTGGAMKATRTGTKWAHVSCALWIPEVSIACPERMEPITKVSHIPPSRWALVCSLCKLKTGACIQCSVKSCITAFHVTCAFEHSLEMKTILDEGDEVKFKSYCLKHSKSKHGPITGQEEPQKAHSDHRPTESERTSLRAQKLKELEEDFYTLVKVEDVAAELGLPMLTVDFIYSFWKLKRKSNFNKPLLPPKEDEQNGLVQPKEDSIHTRMRMFMHLRQDLERVRNLCYMVNRREKLKLSHSKIHEQIFNLQVQLVNQEVAAGQPLSSALENTLFYPPPRITLKLKMPKPRTHDRRISSVKTGAMSSPDKQNSSTYLGMRGEVHKQTSEHAKLYSTYASEQRNNGLLGGITRLHKEFQGTGCQPSSRFRSSGKPKSLQAVIHGHSSNGSGKVKHGHVGLARANGVFSCSGDRTQKDNSSQTSPGQDSDIMCHIAGQSNFRKTNMEHYSRSFKEATNNIVKSTEDLRSSEKPQRRPSVKERLWSKQPADTQSSGTPYQDNDGYCPDLELSDSEAESDENKDHMLLRLNSRESPNRDSSRNSRIRSKRKMTAHSSVQR; the protein is encoded by the exons gTCCTTCGActtcattttcttcctgctttcAGCATAAGGGTAAAGGCAAATATACAGCCGATGAAGGAAAGAAATCTGCCGAG GTATTCCGGAAAGATCTTATTAGTGCCATGAAGATCCCAGACTCCCAACATGTCAGCCCAGAGGAGTATTACCAGTTTGCAGACACCTGGAAACAAGAATGGGAGAAGGGTGTCCAGGTGCCAGCCAATCCTGATAATATCCCACAACCTTCTCTAAG GGTCATTGCAGAAAAGGCAAAAGAGGTGTTGTTTACACGCTCAAGAAAGTATATTCATTGCTCCAACCAAGAGCCTGCAGAGCCTGGATACATCAACATCCTGGAACTTGCAGAGAGCATGTGCCGATATGACCTTGATGATCTGGACCTGTATTGGCTAGGAGAATGCAACCTTGAGCTTGCGGACATGG GATGTGCTCCTGTTGATGAGAGCACAATGGAGAAAACACTGGAGGTTTTGGAACGGCATTGCCATGAAAACATGAACCATGCCATAGAGACAGAGGAGGGCCTGGGGATAGAGTATGATGAAGATGTCATCTGTGATGTGTGCCGTTCCCCAGACAGTGAGGAGGGCAATGATATGGTATTCTGCGACAGGTGCAACATTTGTGTTCACCAG GCTTGTTACGGCATTTTAAAGGTCCCTGAAGGCAGTTGGCTCTGTCGCACTTGTGTCTTGGGGTTGCACCCACAGTGTATCTTATGTCCAAAAACAGGGGGCGCTATGAAAGCCACAAGGACTGGTACCAAGTGGGCACATGTGAGCTGTGCTCTCTGGATCCCAGAG GTTAGCATTGCCTGCCCAGAGAGAATGGAGCCAATTACTAAAGTTTCACACATCCCTCCTAGCCGGTGGGCGTTAGTTTGCAGTCTCTGCAAGCTGAAGACAGGTGCCTGCATACAG TGCTCAGTTAAAAGCTGTATCACTGCTTTTCACGTAACGTGCGCCTTTGAACACAGCCTGGAAATGAAGACTATACTGGATGAAGGGGATGAAGTCAAGTTCAAGTCATACTGCTTAAAGCACAGCAAGAGCAAGCATGGGCCAATAACAGGGCAGGAAGAGCCTCAAAAAGCACACAGTGACCACAGGCCAACAGAGAGCGAGAGAACCAGCTTGCGAGCCCAGAAGCTGAAGGAGCTGGAGGAGGATTTTTACACATTGGTGAAAGTGGAGGATGTGGCAGCAGAACTTGGCCTGCCCATGCTAACGGTAGACTTTATTTATTCTTTCTGGAAGTTGAAAAGGAAAAGCAATTTTAACAAACCTTTGTTGCCACCTAAAGAGGATGAACAGAATGGTCTGGTCCAACCCAAGGAAGACAGCATTCATACTAGAATGAGAATGTTCATGCATCTTCGGCAAGACCTGGAGCGG GTGAGGAATCTGTGCTATATGGTAAACAGGAGAGAGAAGCTGAAATTGTCCCACAGCAAAATCCACGAGCAGATCTTCAATTTGCAGGTGCAGCTTGTCAATCAGGAGGTGGCAGCAG ggcaaCCATTATCGAGTGCACTAGAAAATACACTGTTCTACCCTCCACCCAGGATTACTTTGAAGCTTAAAATGCCAAAACCCAGAACACATGACCGCAGAATCAGTTCTGTGAAAACAGGAGCCATGTCCAGTCCAGATAAGCAAAACAGCAGCACTTACCTTGGGATGAGGGGTGAAGTCCACAAGCAAACTTCTGAACATGCCAAACTCTACTCCACTTATGCCTCTGAACAGAGAAACAATGGTTTGCTGGGAggaataacaaggttacacaagGAATTTCAGGGTACAGGGTGTCAACCATCATCACGGTTTCGTTCATCAGGGAAACCTAAGTCACTACAAGCTGTCATCCATGGGCACTCTTCAAATGGTAGTGGGAAGGTAAAACATGGACATGTAGGTTTGGCAAGAGCTAATGGTGTATTTAGTTGCAGTGGGGACAGAACTCAGAAAGATAACTCAAGCCAAACATCTCCTGGGCAGGACTCTGATATTATGTGTCATATAGCAGGTCAGAGCAACTTTAGGAAAACCAACATGGAACACTACAGCAGGTCATTCAAAGAGGCAACCAATAATATAGTTAAATCCACAGAAGATCTGAGAAGTTCTGAAAAGCCCCAACGGCGTCCATCCGTAAAAGAACGTTTGTGGAGCAAACAGCCGGCTGATACTCAATCCTCTGGCACTCCATACCAAGACAATGATGGCTACTGCCCTGACCTGGAGTTAAGTGACTCTGAAGCTGAAAGTGATGAGAACAAGGACCATATGCTGTTACGGCTAAACAGTCGGGAAAGTCCAAACAGGGACTCAAGTAGAAACAGTCGCATTAGAAGCAAAAGGAAAATGACTGCTCACAGTTCAGTGCAGAGGTGA
- the jade3.S gene encoding jade family PHD finger 3 S homeolog isoform X5, with translation MCRCARLLGVCRQRGKAQALNGLSPSARVQSSHACHLKGQRRGKASDLQQLQQKGCFRMKRHRNLSSSDSSDNEIFPFNLGPSTSFSSCFQHKGKGKYTADEGKKSAEVFRKDLISAMKIPDSQHVSPEEYYQFADTWKQEWEKGVQVPANPDNIPQPSLRVIAEKAKEVLFTRSRKYIHCSNQEPAEPGYINILELAESMCRYDLDDLDLYWLGECNLELADMGCAPVDESTMEKTLEVLERHCHENMNHAIETEEGLGIEYDEDVICDVCRSPDSEEGNDMVFCDRCNICVHQACYGILKVPEGSWLCRTCVLGLHPQCILCPKTGGAMKATRTGTKWAHVSCALWIPEVSIACPERMEPITKVSHIPPSRWALVCSLCKLKTGACIQCSVKSCITAFHVTCAFEHSLEMKTILDEGDEVKFKSYCLKHSKSKHGPITGQEEPQKAHSDHRPTESERTSLRAQKLKELEEDFYTLVKVEDVAAELGLPMLTVDFIYSFWKLKRKSNFNKPLLPPKEDEQNGLVQPKEDSIHTRMRMFMHLRQDLERVRNLCYMVNRREKLKLSHSKIHEQIFNLQVQLVNQEVAAGQPLSSALENTLFYPPPRITLKLKMPKPRTHDRRISSVKTGAMSSPDKQNSSTYLGMRGEVHKQTSEHAKLYSTYASEQRNNGLLGGITRLHKEFQGTGCQPSSRFRSSGKPKSLQAVIHGHSSNGSGKVKHGHVGLARANGVFSCSGDRTQKDNSSQTSPGQDSDIMCHIAGQSNFRKTNMEHYSRSFKEATNNIVKSTEDLRSSEKPQRRPSVKERLWSKQPADTQSSGTPYQDNDGYCPDLELSDSEAESDENKDHMLLRLNSRESPNRDSSRNSRIRSKRKMTAHSSVQR, from the exons tttttccctttaatttaggTCCTTCGActtcattttcttcctgctttcAGCATAAGGGTAAAGGCAAATATACAGCCGATGAAGGAAAGAAATCTGCCGAG GTATTCCGGAAAGATCTTATTAGTGCCATGAAGATCCCAGACTCCCAACATGTCAGCCCAGAGGAGTATTACCAGTTTGCAGACACCTGGAAACAAGAATGGGAGAAGGGTGTCCAGGTGCCAGCCAATCCTGATAATATCCCACAACCTTCTCTAAG GGTCATTGCAGAAAAGGCAAAAGAGGTGTTGTTTACACGCTCAAGAAAGTATATTCATTGCTCCAACCAAGAGCCTGCAGAGCCTGGATACATCAACATCCTGGAACTTGCAGAGAGCATGTGCCGATATGACCTTGATGATCTGGACCTGTATTGGCTAGGAGAATGCAACCTTGAGCTTGCGGACATGG GATGTGCTCCTGTTGATGAGAGCACAATGGAGAAAACACTGGAGGTTTTGGAACGGCATTGCCATGAAAACATGAACCATGCCATAGAGACAGAGGAGGGCCTGGGGATAGAGTATGATGAAGATGTCATCTGTGATGTGTGCCGTTCCCCAGACAGTGAGGAGGGCAATGATATGGTATTCTGCGACAGGTGCAACATTTGTGTTCACCAG GCTTGTTACGGCATTTTAAAGGTCCCTGAAGGCAGTTGGCTCTGTCGCACTTGTGTCTTGGGGTTGCACCCACAGTGTATCTTATGTCCAAAAACAGGGGGCGCTATGAAAGCCACAAGGACTGGTACCAAGTGGGCACATGTGAGCTGTGCTCTCTGGATCCCAGAG GTTAGCATTGCCTGCCCAGAGAGAATGGAGCCAATTACTAAAGTTTCACACATCCCTCCTAGCCGGTGGGCGTTAGTTTGCAGTCTCTGCAAGCTGAAGACAGGTGCCTGCATACAG TGCTCAGTTAAAAGCTGTATCACTGCTTTTCACGTAACGTGCGCCTTTGAACACAGCCTGGAAATGAAGACTATACTGGATGAAGGGGATGAAGTCAAGTTCAAGTCATACTGCTTAAAGCACAGCAAGAGCAAGCATGGGCCAATAACAGGGCAGGAAGAGCCTCAAAAAGCACACAGTGACCACAGGCCAACAGAGAGCGAGAGAACCAGCTTGCGAGCCCAGAAGCTGAAGGAGCTGGAGGAGGATTTTTACACATTGGTGAAAGTGGAGGATGTGGCAGCAGAACTTGGCCTGCCCATGCTAACGGTAGACTTTATTTATTCTTTCTGGAAGTTGAAAAGGAAAAGCAATTTTAACAAACCTTTGTTGCCACCTAAAGAGGATGAACAGAATGGTCTGGTCCAACCCAAGGAAGACAGCATTCATACTAGAATGAGAATGTTCATGCATCTTCGGCAAGACCTGGAGCGG GTGAGGAATCTGTGCTATATGGTAAACAGGAGAGAGAAGCTGAAATTGTCCCACAGCAAAATCCACGAGCAGATCTTCAATTTGCAGGTGCAGCTTGTCAATCAGGAGGTGGCAGCAG ggcaaCCATTATCGAGTGCACTAGAAAATACACTGTTCTACCCTCCACCCAGGATTACTTTGAAGCTTAAAATGCCAAAACCCAGAACACATGACCGCAGAATCAGTTCTGTGAAAACAGGAGCCATGTCCAGTCCAGATAAGCAAAACAGCAGCACTTACCTTGGGATGAGGGGTGAAGTCCACAAGCAAACTTCTGAACATGCCAAACTCTACTCCACTTATGCCTCTGAACAGAGAAACAATGGTTTGCTGGGAggaataacaaggttacacaagGAATTTCAGGGTACAGGGTGTCAACCATCATCACGGTTTCGTTCATCAGGGAAACCTAAGTCACTACAAGCTGTCATCCATGGGCACTCTTCAAATGGTAGTGGGAAGGTAAAACATGGACATGTAGGTTTGGCAAGAGCTAATGGTGTATTTAGTTGCAGTGGGGACAGAACTCAGAAAGATAACTCAAGCCAAACATCTCCTGGGCAGGACTCTGATATTATGTGTCATATAGCAGGTCAGAGCAACTTTAGGAAAACCAACATGGAACACTACAGCAGGTCATTCAAAGAGGCAACCAATAATATAGTTAAATCCACAGAAGATCTGAGAAGTTCTGAAAAGCCCCAACGGCGTCCATCCGTAAAAGAACGTTTGTGGAGCAAACAGCCGGCTGATACTCAATCCTCTGGCACTCCATACCAAGACAATGATGGCTACTGCCCTGACCTGGAGTTAAGTGACTCTGAAGCTGAAAGTGATGAGAACAAGGACCATATGCTGTTACGGCTAAACAGTCGGGAAAGTCCAAACAGGGACTCAAGTAGAAACAGTCGCATTAGAAGCAAAAGGAAAATGACTGCTCACAGTTCAGTGCAGAGGTGA
- the jade3.S gene encoding jade family PHD finger 3 S homeolog isoform X4 has product MCAPAGSLQTERKGTGAERTQPLCQGTIQPCLPSERAAEGKSQRSTAAATESGFIFNSGEKGTASKRCFRMKRHRNLSSSDSSDNESPSTSFSSCFQHKGKGKYTADEGKKSAEVFRKDLISAMKIPDSQHVSPEEYYQFADTWKQEWEKGVQVPANPDNIPQPSLRVIAEKAKEVLFTRSRKYIHCSNQEPAEPGYINILELAESMCRYDLDDLDLYWLGECNLELADMGCAPVDESTMEKTLEVLERHCHENMNHAIETEEGLGIEYDEDVICDVCRSPDSEEGNDMVFCDRCNICVHQACYGILKVPEGSWLCRTCVLGLHPQCILCPKTGGAMKATRTGTKWAHVSCALWIPEVSIACPERMEPITKVSHIPPSRWALVCSLCKLKTGACIQCSVKSCITAFHVTCAFEHSLEMKTILDEGDEVKFKSYCLKHSKSKHGPITGQEEPQKAHSDHRPTESERTSLRAQKLKELEEDFYTLVKVEDVAAELGLPMLTVDFIYSFWKLKRKSNFNKPLLPPKEDEQNGLVQPKEDSIHTRMRMFMHLRQDLERVRNLCYMVNRREKLKLSHSKIHEQIFNLQVQLVNQEVAAGQPLSSALENTLFYPPPRITLKLKMPKPRTHDRRISSVKTGAMSSPDKQNSSTYLGMRGEVHKQTSEHAKLYSTYASEQRNNGLLGGITRLHKEFQGTGCQPSSRFRSSGKPKSLQAVIHGHSSNGSGKVKHGHVGLARANGVFSCSGDRTQKDNSSQTSPGQDSDIMCHIAGQSNFRKTNMEHYSRSFKEATNNIVKSTEDLRSSEKPQRRPSVKERLWSKQPADTQSSGTPYQDNDGYCPDLELSDSEAESDENKDHMLLRLNSRESPNRDSSRNSRIRSKRKMTAHSSVQR; this is encoded by the exons gTCCTTCGActtcattttcttcctgctttcAGCATAAGGGTAAAGGCAAATATACAGCCGATGAAGGAAAGAAATCTGCCGAG GTATTCCGGAAAGATCTTATTAGTGCCATGAAGATCCCAGACTCCCAACATGTCAGCCCAGAGGAGTATTACCAGTTTGCAGACACCTGGAAACAAGAATGGGAGAAGGGTGTCCAGGTGCCAGCCAATCCTGATAATATCCCACAACCTTCTCTAAG GGTCATTGCAGAAAAGGCAAAAGAGGTGTTGTTTACACGCTCAAGAAAGTATATTCATTGCTCCAACCAAGAGCCTGCAGAGCCTGGATACATCAACATCCTGGAACTTGCAGAGAGCATGTGCCGATATGACCTTGATGATCTGGACCTGTATTGGCTAGGAGAATGCAACCTTGAGCTTGCGGACATGG GATGTGCTCCTGTTGATGAGAGCACAATGGAGAAAACACTGGAGGTTTTGGAACGGCATTGCCATGAAAACATGAACCATGCCATAGAGACAGAGGAGGGCCTGGGGATAGAGTATGATGAAGATGTCATCTGTGATGTGTGCCGTTCCCCAGACAGTGAGGAGGGCAATGATATGGTATTCTGCGACAGGTGCAACATTTGTGTTCACCAG GCTTGTTACGGCATTTTAAAGGTCCCTGAAGGCAGTTGGCTCTGTCGCACTTGTGTCTTGGGGTTGCACCCACAGTGTATCTTATGTCCAAAAACAGGGGGCGCTATGAAAGCCACAAGGACTGGTACCAAGTGGGCACATGTGAGCTGTGCTCTCTGGATCCCAGAG GTTAGCATTGCCTGCCCAGAGAGAATGGAGCCAATTACTAAAGTTTCACACATCCCTCCTAGCCGGTGGGCGTTAGTTTGCAGTCTCTGCAAGCTGAAGACAGGTGCCTGCATACAG TGCTCAGTTAAAAGCTGTATCACTGCTTTTCACGTAACGTGCGCCTTTGAACACAGCCTGGAAATGAAGACTATACTGGATGAAGGGGATGAAGTCAAGTTCAAGTCATACTGCTTAAAGCACAGCAAGAGCAAGCATGGGCCAATAACAGGGCAGGAAGAGCCTCAAAAAGCACACAGTGACCACAGGCCAACAGAGAGCGAGAGAACCAGCTTGCGAGCCCAGAAGCTGAAGGAGCTGGAGGAGGATTTTTACACATTGGTGAAAGTGGAGGATGTGGCAGCAGAACTTGGCCTGCCCATGCTAACGGTAGACTTTATTTATTCTTTCTGGAAGTTGAAAAGGAAAAGCAATTTTAACAAACCTTTGTTGCCACCTAAAGAGGATGAACAGAATGGTCTGGTCCAACCCAAGGAAGACAGCATTCATACTAGAATGAGAATGTTCATGCATCTTCGGCAAGACCTGGAGCGG GTGAGGAATCTGTGCTATATGGTAAACAGGAGAGAGAAGCTGAAATTGTCCCACAGCAAAATCCACGAGCAGATCTTCAATTTGCAGGTGCAGCTTGTCAATCAGGAGGTGGCAGCAG ggcaaCCATTATCGAGTGCACTAGAAAATACACTGTTCTACCCTCCACCCAGGATTACTTTGAAGCTTAAAATGCCAAAACCCAGAACACATGACCGCAGAATCAGTTCTGTGAAAACAGGAGCCATGTCCAGTCCAGATAAGCAAAACAGCAGCACTTACCTTGGGATGAGGGGTGAAGTCCACAAGCAAACTTCTGAACATGCCAAACTCTACTCCACTTATGCCTCTGAACAGAGAAACAATGGTTTGCTGGGAggaataacaaggttacacaagGAATTTCAGGGTACAGGGTGTCAACCATCATCACGGTTTCGTTCATCAGGGAAACCTAAGTCACTACAAGCTGTCATCCATGGGCACTCTTCAAATGGTAGTGGGAAGGTAAAACATGGACATGTAGGTTTGGCAAGAGCTAATGGTGTATTTAGTTGCAGTGGGGACAGAACTCAGAAAGATAACTCAAGCCAAACATCTCCTGGGCAGGACTCTGATATTATGTGTCATATAGCAGGTCAGAGCAACTTTAGGAAAACCAACATGGAACACTACAGCAGGTCATTCAAAGAGGCAACCAATAATATAGTTAAATCCACAGAAGATCTGAGAAGTTCTGAAAAGCCCCAACGGCGTCCATCCGTAAAAGAACGTTTGTGGAGCAAACAGCCGGCTGATACTCAATCCTCTGGCACTCCATACCAAGACAATGATGGCTACTGCCCTGACCTGGAGTTAAGTGACTCTGAAGCTGAAAGTGATGAGAACAAGGACCATATGCTGTTACGGCTAAACAGTCGGGAAAGTCCAAACAGGGACTCAAGTAGAAACAGTCGCATTAGAAGCAAAAGGAAAATGACTGCTCACAGTTCAGTGCAGAGGTGA
- the jade3.S gene encoding jade family PHD finger 3 S homeolog isoform X3, with protein sequence MCAPAGSLQTERKGTGAERTQPLCQGTIQPCLPSERAAEGKSQRSTAAATESGFIFNSGEKGTASKRCFRMKRHRNLSSSDSSDNEIFPFNLGPSTSFSSCFQHKGKGKYTADEGKKSAEVFRKDLISAMKIPDSQHVSPEEYYQFADTWKQEWEKGVQVPANPDNIPQPSLRVIAEKAKEVLFTRSRKYIHCSNQEPAEPGYINILELAESMCRYDLDDLDLYWLGECNLELADMGCAPVDESTMEKTLEVLERHCHENMNHAIETEEGLGIEYDEDVICDVCRSPDSEEGNDMVFCDRCNICVHQACYGILKVPEGSWLCRTCVLGLHPQCILCPKTGGAMKATRTGTKWAHVSCALWIPEVSIACPERMEPITKVSHIPPSRWALVCSLCKLKTGACIQCSVKSCITAFHVTCAFEHSLEMKTILDEGDEVKFKSYCLKHSKSKHGPITGQEEPQKAHSDHRPTESERTSLRAQKLKELEEDFYTLVKVEDVAAELGLPMLTVDFIYSFWKLKRKSNFNKPLLPPKEDEQNGLVQPKEDSIHTRMRMFMHLRQDLERVRNLCYMVNRREKLKLSHSKIHEQIFNLQVQLVNQEVAAGQPLSSALENTLFYPPPRITLKLKMPKPRTHDRRISSVKTGAMSSPDKQNSSTYLGMRGEVHKQTSEHAKLYSTYASEQRNNGLLGGITRLHKEFQGTGCQPSSRFRSSGKPKSLQAVIHGHSSNGSGKVKHGHVGLARANGVFSCSGDRTQKDNSSQTSPGQDSDIMCHIAGQSNFRKTNMEHYSRSFKEATNNIVKSTEDLRSSEKPQRRPSVKERLWSKQPADTQSSGTPYQDNDGYCPDLELSDSEAESDENKDHMLLRLNSRESPNRDSSRNSRIRSKRKMTAHSSVQR encoded by the exons tttttccctttaatttaggTCCTTCGActtcattttcttcctgctttcAGCATAAGGGTAAAGGCAAATATACAGCCGATGAAGGAAAGAAATCTGCCGAG GTATTCCGGAAAGATCTTATTAGTGCCATGAAGATCCCAGACTCCCAACATGTCAGCCCAGAGGAGTATTACCAGTTTGCAGACACCTGGAAACAAGAATGGGAGAAGGGTGTCCAGGTGCCAGCCAATCCTGATAATATCCCACAACCTTCTCTAAG GGTCATTGCAGAAAAGGCAAAAGAGGTGTTGTTTACACGCTCAAGAAAGTATATTCATTGCTCCAACCAAGAGCCTGCAGAGCCTGGATACATCAACATCCTGGAACTTGCAGAGAGCATGTGCCGATATGACCTTGATGATCTGGACCTGTATTGGCTAGGAGAATGCAACCTTGAGCTTGCGGACATGG GATGTGCTCCTGTTGATGAGAGCACAATGGAGAAAACACTGGAGGTTTTGGAACGGCATTGCCATGAAAACATGAACCATGCCATAGAGACAGAGGAGGGCCTGGGGATAGAGTATGATGAAGATGTCATCTGTGATGTGTGCCGTTCCCCAGACAGTGAGGAGGGCAATGATATGGTATTCTGCGACAGGTGCAACATTTGTGTTCACCAG GCTTGTTACGGCATTTTAAAGGTCCCTGAAGGCAGTTGGCTCTGTCGCACTTGTGTCTTGGGGTTGCACCCACAGTGTATCTTATGTCCAAAAACAGGGGGCGCTATGAAAGCCACAAGGACTGGTACCAAGTGGGCACATGTGAGCTGTGCTCTCTGGATCCCAGAG GTTAGCATTGCCTGCCCAGAGAGAATGGAGCCAATTACTAAAGTTTCACACATCCCTCCTAGCCGGTGGGCGTTAGTTTGCAGTCTCTGCAAGCTGAAGACAGGTGCCTGCATACAG TGCTCAGTTAAAAGCTGTATCACTGCTTTTCACGTAACGTGCGCCTTTGAACACAGCCTGGAAATGAAGACTATACTGGATGAAGGGGATGAAGTCAAGTTCAAGTCATACTGCTTAAAGCACAGCAAGAGCAAGCATGGGCCAATAACAGGGCAGGAAGAGCCTCAAAAAGCACACAGTGACCACAGGCCAACAGAGAGCGAGAGAACCAGCTTGCGAGCCCAGAAGCTGAAGGAGCTGGAGGAGGATTTTTACACATTGGTGAAAGTGGAGGATGTGGCAGCAGAACTTGGCCTGCCCATGCTAACGGTAGACTTTATTTATTCTTTCTGGAAGTTGAAAAGGAAAAGCAATTTTAACAAACCTTTGTTGCCACCTAAAGAGGATGAACAGAATGGTCTGGTCCAACCCAAGGAAGACAGCATTCATACTAGAATGAGAATGTTCATGCATCTTCGGCAAGACCTGGAGCGG GTGAGGAATCTGTGCTATATGGTAAACAGGAGAGAGAAGCTGAAATTGTCCCACAGCAAAATCCACGAGCAGATCTTCAATTTGCAGGTGCAGCTTGTCAATCAGGAGGTGGCAGCAG ggcaaCCATTATCGAGTGCACTAGAAAATACACTGTTCTACCCTCCACCCAGGATTACTTTGAAGCTTAAAATGCCAAAACCCAGAACACATGACCGCAGAATCAGTTCTGTGAAAACAGGAGCCATGTCCAGTCCAGATAAGCAAAACAGCAGCACTTACCTTGGGATGAGGGGTGAAGTCCACAAGCAAACTTCTGAACATGCCAAACTCTACTCCACTTATGCCTCTGAACAGAGAAACAATGGTTTGCTGGGAggaataacaaggttacacaagGAATTTCAGGGTACAGGGTGTCAACCATCATCACGGTTTCGTTCATCAGGGAAACCTAAGTCACTACAAGCTGTCATCCATGGGCACTCTTCAAATGGTAGTGGGAAGGTAAAACATGGACATGTAGGTTTGGCAAGAGCTAATGGTGTATTTAGTTGCAGTGGGGACAGAACTCAGAAAGATAACTCAAGCCAAACATCTCCTGGGCAGGACTCTGATATTATGTGTCATATAGCAGGTCAGAGCAACTTTAGGAAAACCAACATGGAACACTACAGCAGGTCATTCAAAGAGGCAACCAATAATATAGTTAAATCCACAGAAGATCTGAGAAGTTCTGAAAAGCCCCAACGGCGTCCATCCGTAAAAGAACGTTTGTGGAGCAAACAGCCGGCTGATACTCAATCCTCTGGCACTCCATACCAAGACAATGATGGCTACTGCCCTGACCTGGAGTTAAGTGACTCTGAAGCTGAAAGTGATGAGAACAAGGACCATATGCTGTTACGGCTAAACAGTCGGGAAAGTCCAAACAGGGACTCAAGTAGAAACAGTCGCATTAGAAGCAAAAGGAAAATGACTGCTCACAGTTCAGTGCAGAGGTGA